Within Amycolatopsis sp. FDAARGOS 1241, the genomic segment GCCGAGACGAACCGCGTCGGCCGCCTCGACGTCGGCGAACACCTGCGCGTGCGCGGCGTCGAGGAGGGGGACGCCGCTGAGGAACCGGCCGCCCCGGAGGGCCGGGTCGCAATGCAGAGCTGCCGGCGCGCGCTGCCGCAGGGCAAGTTCGCGGGGTACCACGTGGCCGCGGACCGGCGCCCGGGGATCGGTTGTCAGTGCAGGTTGAGCAGCACGAAGTTCTTGAGCACGATCATCAGGATTCCCAGCGCCGCCGCCGAAAACGTCGTGACGATCAGCTGCCGCCCACGCAACTGCGCGGCGCGACCCGCCGACCACGCGTGGTAGACGAGCAGCACGACCGCGACCACGAGCCCGGTGTTGGCGGCAACCGTGTCAGACGCGCCGGCCAGCCAAGCCGCCAGCAGTGCCAGCAGGGGCCCGTACGACGCGCTGACCATGGGCCAGGTGACGGCGAGTTCCGTCCGCACGTGCCTCGCCGTCGGCAGCTTCCCGCGCTCCACCTGCTGCCCGAGCAGCTCGGCGTACTCCTCGGCCGCCCAGTAGACGATCAGGGTGACCACCACGGCCAGCGCGAGCGCCCCCGTCGGGATCCGGCCGCCGGCCGCCGTGAGGATCGCTGCCGTCACGATCGCGCCGTAGATGCCGGCGGCGCGCCGGCGCCCCGCAATCCGTCCGCGCGCCGCCGGCCGCGGCCGATCGGGCGACGAGGCCGCCTCCGCACCGGAATCCATCCACCCACTCTCTGCCTGCGGGCGAGCCGTGACATCACCCGCACCGGACGAGGTCCTTGTCCCGGCTGCCGGGCACCCGTGCGCGGCAGCCGGAAGTGGTTGCGGTGGTAGGACATTCGCCGATCCGGCCGTCCGGCGCGCGGCTTGGCCGCATTCGACCTGGCTGCGTGCTGCCTGCCGAGGAGCACGCTCTTCAGGACGGCGTGCTGGCCAAGTTCCCGCTCCGACCAGCAAATATGTTCAAGGAAGACGTATATCGAACATAATTGGGCAGCAGTTTCCGCTGGGGCTGGCTGATTGAGCCTGAAGATCAGCCGCGTCGGCGGAGTGCAGAAGTGCCAGCAGATGATCCGCGTCGCCGAAGCGCACAACATCGACTACATCGTGGACGAGATCAACGAGATGAAGATCGCCAACACCGCCGTCGCCCACCTGGCCGTGGCCTCGCGCAACCCGTTGTACACCGGGGTCGCCTGCCACACCTTGTTCGAACAGGACATCGTCGCGAACGGAGGGGTCACGATCACCGACGGGATCGCGGACGTGAGCGACCGGCCCGGACTCGGGATCGGCACGGAGTCGGCTCTCGACGTGGACGTCGAATCGACTGCGGTGCGGTACGCGTATGCGTGAGCACGGCGGCCACGGGCGCAGGTTGCGGATCACGGTGGTCGAGAAGAACCGGGGCCCCTACTGGGACATGGTGAACGCCGGCTGGCGTGACGCGGCGGAGCGGCTCGGGCTGGACCTGATCATCGAGGCCCCGGTCTACGAAGCGGTCGGCGACCAAGTCGGCGCGATCCGCCGGCACCTCGCGGCGGGTGTCGACGGGGTGGCGTTCGTGGCCAGTGACGAGACGGCGTCGACGACGTCGTGGCCGAAGCGACCGCGGCCGGCGTACCTGTGGTGACGTTCGACCTCGACGCGCCGCGCAGTGGCCGGTCGCTCTTCGTCGGGATGCCGGAGGCGGTCGAGCTCGGCCGGCAAGCGGGCCGGCTGATGACGGAGCGCGTGCCGGCAGGGCCCCGGATCCTGGTCCAGACCGGTTCCGCCAAGGCACCCGGGGCCGTGGGCAAACTGCGGGGCTTCCTGGAGGTGACGGTGCAGGCCGGTCTCGAGGTCGTCGGCGGTGAGGACGACGGCGAACGGATCGGCCTGGCCACCGCGAACGCGCGCGCCGCGCTGGCCGAGGACCTCGGTTTCGCCGGTTGCTACGGGGGCTACGGCTACCACGCCCGGTCCAGGCCGCGGTCGTGGAAGACGCGGGCCGGGCGGGGGAGATCGTCATTATCGGAAACAACATGTTGCCCGAGACGGCGGCCGCGATCGCCCGCGGCACGGTTGCGGCGAGCATCTGGATCCGCGAGTACTACTTCGGCTATTACGCGGCCGCGGCGATCGCGATGGTCGCGCGGCTCGGCACCGCGGAAGCGCTGACCCTGCTGGGCTTCGACCCGGCCCGCGCTAGCTCAGCCAGCGGCGACCGGCACCGCAGGTCGTGACCTCGGCCAACCTGGCGGAGTTCACCAGATGGGCGAAGACGCACCGGGTGTTCGAGCGGACCGCCGCGACGACAGGTACGTGAGCCTCGTGGCGGCAACACGCGGTTACGCTGGCACGCCGGGACACACCAACGGGGGTGGAGAGTGAGCAACGGACCGGCTCGGTCTTCCCACGCGACCTCGGGGACACCGCAGCAGCGAGAGCAGGTTTTGTTCGCGCTGAGCCGTTACGGGCCGATCAGCCGCGCGCGGCTGGGCGAGGTCACCGGGCGTTCGCGCACGTCGGTGTGGGCCGTGGTGAGCGATCTGATCGCTGAGGGAACCGTCGTCGAGGACTCGCCCGATCCGGATGTGCGGGCCGCGCACAGCG encodes:
- a CDS encoding enolase C-terminal domain-like protein, giving the protein MSLKISRVGGVQKCQQMIRVAEAHNIDYIVDEINEMKIANTAVAHLAVASRNPLYTGVACHTLFEQDIVANGGVTITDGIADVSDRPGLGIGTESALDVDVESTAVRYAYA